A single genomic interval of Helianthus annuus cultivar XRQ/B chromosome 13, HanXRQr2.0-SUNRISE, whole genome shotgun sequence harbors:
- the LOC118485744 gene encoding uncharacterized protein LOC118485744, translating into MGKLFVLTNHNINTGMMRIPTTEKAVFIHGNLVGRRMITKISTMGDMLVNQRHHIPQPIPQNQVHNGVPQFNAGRANNRFRGEQIQFVDGVPQVVQGAPIQGVEGHCRPVVVPNSSAIVTPVGNNNRPFEVRPQYLGHLPEFYGKRTEEPYLHIASFDSICQTIGVPGFTKDEVKLMLFQFTLKDKARQWFTTLPPGSIYTWQEMQLLFLEEYYTMNRTSEARDAIRAFQQHSGEPFHEAFTRFKELLRKCLHHEIQTWELIKAFYDGLLPDDVRDLIAISNGTFLTNTEAADWAYLERQSATSKRQAQSSRRARSSSAKSVDYEAEERVEKLRQQNLLLERQVAQMNLGKGGEVKPANTFAVCTECGELGHQVGECVVLGGQTEEVNQLYGEQKQYDMKSNTYHPGLRNHPNFSYGNSANQLNPNFQVPNQGGQQYQNRQGNYQQGGYQNRGQYNQGPQADNQQQNQGNYQGSWRNQGNQQGNSSGGGGDSSDLKLDAIMSFMKDIQKDNEVRDKTLEAMQKQLGITITPPSQLVEEVVEDVGNRSDSQHDRDPPRDERWESFKQAKINLPLLDAIKENPDQVEFLKELSTQKRLHKFPKKLDLTANVNAVLLGTLPPKLQDPGAPIISVQVGEFKIESALSDLGACVSILPGSLYDQYDFGLLQKVNTTVVLADQTPMCPRGIVRDVIVKVEDCYYPVDFLVLDCATSSKNTHSPVILGTPFLATAHAIINCVDGTVSMKFGDRELRLNVFSNATDPLITGEHSKAESGEGKFEVAERKAVRKKESVAHEKFKTNKGKPRGRKKEKKPPECDNAKQRLKLFGPMWNTVDDLLEHWRGTYLEAVGRKHPTRPP; encoded by the exons ATGGGGAAATTATTCGTCTTAACCAACCACAACATTAACACGGGTATGATGAGGATCCCAACCACAGAGAAGGCAGTGTTCATACATGGGAATTTGGTTGGGAGGAGGATGATTACCAAAATCAGTACGATGGGAGATATGCTG GTAAATCAAAGACATCACATCCCGCAACCGATTCCACAAAATCAAGTTCATAATGGAGTCCCGCAGTTTAATGCAGGAAGAGCTAATAATCGGTTTAGGGGCGAGCAGATACAATTTGTGGATGGTGTCCCACAAGTCGTTCAAGGGGCACCAATTCAAGGCGTGGAAGGTCACTGTCGACCAGTTGTAGTACCGAACTCGTCGGCTATAGTCACACCGGTTGGAAATAATAACCGACCTTTTGAGGTAAGGCCTCAATACTTAGGCCATTTGCCAGAATTCTATGGAAAAAGGACCGAAGAACCATACTTGCACATTGCAAGTTTTGATTCAATTTGCCAAACAATTGGGGTTCCGGGGTTTACAAAGGATGAAGTTAAGTTGATGCTGTTTCAGTTCACCTTGAAAGACAAAGCTCGACAATGGTTCACGACATTACCTCCAGGTAGTATTTACACTTGGCAAGAGATGCAGCTGTTGTTTTTGGAGGAATACTACACCATGAATAGAACTAGTGAAGCTCGAGATGCAATCAGAGCATTCCAGCAACATTCAGGGGAACCGTTCCATGAGGCGTTCACAAGGTTTAAGGAGTTGCTTAGGAAATGCCTACATCATGAAATTCAGACATGGGAATTAATTAAGGCGTTTTATGATGGGCTACTTCCTGATGATGTAAGAGATCTCATCGCCATTAGTAATGGTACGTTTCTTACAAACACAGAGGCTGCAGACTGGGCATACTTGGAGAGACAAAGTGCTACTTCTAAGAGACAGGCACAATCAAGCAGGAGGGCAAGGTCAAGTTCGGCAAAGTCAGTCGATTATGAAGCTGAGGAACGGGTCGAGAAGTTGAGGCAACAAAATTTATTGCTTGAGCGGCAGGTAGCTCAAATGAATCTCGGAAAGGGAGGTGAAGTTAAACCCGCCAATACATTTGCGGTATGTACTGAGTGTGGAGAGTTAGGGCATCAAGTCGGAGAGTGTGTTGTGTTGGGTGGTCAGACTGAAGAAGTGAACCAACTGTACGGTGAACAAAAGCAATATGATATGAAATCGAATACATATCATCCAGGTTTGCGAAACCACCCCAATTTTAGTTATGGTAATTCTGCTAACCAGTTGAACCCAAATTTTCAGGTACCTAACCAAGGAGGTCAACAATATCAGAATCGGCAAGGAAATTACCAGCAAGGAGGTTACCAGAATCGGGGCCAATACAATCAAGGGCCTCAAGCCGACAACCAACAGCAAAATCAAGGCAATTATCAAGGGAGTTGGAGGAATCAAGGTAACCAGCAAGGTAATTCTTCAGGTGGTGGAGGCGACTCGAGTGATTTGAAGCTAGATGCGATCATGTCATTTATGAAGGATATTCAAAAGGATAATGAAGTTCGAGACAAAACTTTAGAAGCAATGCAGAAACAGTTGGG TATCACAATTACTCCACCATCACAATtagttgaggaggtggtggaggATGTTGGTAATAGATCGGACTCTCAACATGATCGGGACCCACCAAGGGATGAAAGGTGGGAAAGCTTTAAACAAGCTAAAATTAATCTACCCTTACTTGATGCGATTAAAGAGAATCCCGATCAAGTTGAGTTTCTGAAAGAGTTAAGTACCCAAAAACGACTTCACAAGTTTCCTAAAAAGCTTGATTTGACTGCAAATGTGAATGCCGTTTTGTTGGGTACCCTTCCCCCAAAACTCCAAGATCCAGGAGCACCCATTATTTCAGTACAAGTGGGTGAATTTAAAATAGAAAGTGCACTATCGGATCTTGGAGCGTGTGTTAGTATTCTACCAGGGAGTCTTTacgaccaatatgattttggtctgCTACAAAAAGTCAACACCACCGTGGTATTGGCTGATCAGACTCCCATGTGTCCGAGGGGGATTGTAAGAGATGTAATTGTGAAGGTAGAAGATTGTTACTACCCAGTTGACTTCTTAGTGCTGGATTGTGCCACAAGTTCAAAGAACACGCACTCTCCAGTCATTCTGGGTACACCATTCTTAGCGACTGCTCATGCAATTATAAACTGCGTTGATGGAACGGTAAGTATGAAGTTTGGTGACCGCGAATTGCGGTTAAatgtgttttcaaatgctactGATCCTCTTATTACAGGTGAACACTCAAAAGCTGAAAGTGGTGAAGGAAA gTTTGAAGTGGCAGAACGCAAAGCGGTGAGGAAAAAGGAAAGTGTGGCTCATGAGAAGTTCAAGACAAACAAAGGGAAGCCACGAGGGAGGAAGAAGGAAAAGAAACCGCCGGAATGTGATAATGCAAAACAGAGGTTAAAGTTATTCGGTCCAATGTGGAATACAGTGGATGACTTACTAGAGCATTGGCGGGGTACCTACTTAGAGGCCGTGGGACGCAAACATCCCACTCGACCACCATGA